AGATTTTGATTTCCAGAATAGACGGGTTGTGGTCCAGAATAGATAAAATGATCTTGTCCATGTATTGCCTGAGTCGGATGTTTATCTCTTCTTGTTCCTTGAGGGCTTCCATCAACTGTGGGAATCAAAACAAGTTTAGAATGGTATAGGACTGCTTAATTGGACAGGTCTCCAAAATCTGTCAGTGCATtgtaagctttaaaaaaaattaaatttcagaTGAGGTCAGGATTAATACCAACATAACTTTAATTTCGGACTGTTCCTTACACAATGGTATTGGTGGTTTCAGAAAACATTTGTCCCATTATGCTAATGAACATTTCAGAACACATTCTATTTTATTTCTCCTTTTTTGTTCCTCAGAACATTAGTAGGGTtaggtttttgaaaaaaaaaaaatgggtgaactattcctttatgcacctcacaaaattaattaattttgttaatatatatggAACCAGAGGCCCTTTTCAGAgaatgtttcagaaaaaaaaacatgcttcatACTATTCCATTGCATACTAGTACACATTAAAAGGTGTTTTTATTTGCCGACTTCCACTAGTATTATCCAGTTTTATCAGTAAATCATAGTCATGCACTCTTGCactcatgcactcacacacactttgtTTAAAATATCAGAACAAAGTCCTCTACTTCTCTTACCTGGTCACGAGAGGCATGATCAATCTCCATGGCCAGAGACTGCGCTTTTGTTTGTGTGGCAAACAGGTTTTTGGCCTCATGGAGGCTCAGACTGAGAAGCTGACCGTTTAGATCTTCATTCTGTTCCCTCAGTTTCTGGTTCTCCTGTGATAGGAAAGAGGGAACAGTTACAATTTACCCCCAAAAGATGATCCAGTAGTTATCCTGATTTTTCTTTTCCTTATTGTGGCCTTGTTAACTGAAACAAGAGAGTTGGTTAGCCAGccactgctggcaaaaggaagcaGTAAATGATTTGGTTTGAGATGATTATGCAATGCCattagattagaaaaaaaaaatattagatctTCTTATAACAGGTATACATACAAGATGAAACACTACTAAATGTTTACTGCATTAGCTATAATACTTCATACCAAAAATAGTTCCAGCCCTCTAATTTGTTTGTTCAAGCCGTGCCGGTATCCGAGTGCACTCATATTTAGTATAATATACACAGAGTGATTTCACTATTTGTATCACTCCAAACTATGCCAATGGATTTTTTGCATGGGTGAggagtgattttttttaaggCTGAAGCATCAGTGGAGTGCAGGAAATGGAAAATTAGAGTGGTATGACAACAGAAAGCTTTGAGAAACATTACTCTAATGCCGCTGTGGGCAAGAGGTGATATTGATGATAACCTGTACTTCATATAATAGCTCTTCTGTAGTATTGTGCAGTTATCCCCTTCTTTTGACAGGAACATGGAACTAAAGAAGTGTGGCTATATTAGATGTTAAGTGAGAAGGCATGTCAGCCTGGCAGATCATCTGAAAACAGACTCCTCGTGAACGAACACATTAGTGGTTAATTAAATGATATCAAGTCTGCGCGGGAATTACAGTTTACCATCAGACTCGGACAGAGTCGTGCCTGAGCAGACACAAGCTGCTGGAGATCAAAGGGCATGTCCTTGGAAACACTCCTCTGCATATACACAGAGTAAACAAGGTTAAATAAGAAATAGATGATTAACAAAAGCGTTTATTTTGGTATCACTGTTTTCTGATGCTTTCTTTGCTTTTTTAAACAAACAGTGGAGACTATGTCTGAATtatgtttacaattaagtttaCACTGTTCCAGTTATATCACATCCAATTCCAAGAGAATAAAAGGTAATAACATTCataaagatagaaaaaaaaaatgtagaaataaactTACATCTATATAGGCATAGTTTTGAGtgtaaattgaaaataattaGCACTCATTCGGATCTGACTACACAGAACTACGTAGCCTTCACCATAGGAAATACACCTGCTAAAAGATCAAGTTACCAGCTTTCCATCTCTCTCACCTGTTTTAGTCTCTTGACCTCCTGTTCCAACTCACTCTCACGTGTTCGAGTGCTGTATTCTGATAGGCTTATGGAGGATCTGCGGCCACTCCCCATTCTTTCTGCCTCCAGCTTGTATATTTGGAGGTGCTCAAGTTCTCGCCGAAGGTCCTCAATTACCTAAACATAAATGAAACCGAAAAATCTCTAAGCTACTGAACTGATAACATTACTATTTTAGATTTTGACAGTCAAGTAAATGAGTGCTGTATAGCTTTTAGGCAGAATAAAACAAAAGGTAGCTCTGGActacatgaataaatacatttcaatataCTAGTGAATAGAATGTGCTTCTTAGTCTTCTCTGTTCTTGAGTAACTTCCTCTTAGTGTTTGACTTTAGGCTATCTTCAGTTGTGGTTTTTAAGTACACAATATATTTAAGCCTGAGGGCAACTAAAGCTGCTCAAGGCTCTGCCACTCTTTTCTATCTCTAAATATTTTTGGataattttactgttgtttcGCTGCCCATTCTGAAACGTTTTTGCCCACTGGAAACTTTAACACATAGTCTTACCTCCTGCATGGTATCTCTTTCCCTCTTAAACTCATTTCTGTTCTGTTGTAGCTTGTCCATCATCTTCTTGTACAGATCCATCTCATCCTTCAACCGCAAGCTTGTATCCTCCAGCTTATCTGTCATCCGCTGTCTCTCctttacatacacaaacaaaatgtttatgcATACAGTCAAttacaggttttttatttatctgtACAATCACTATTGGGTCATTTTatgacatttagaaaacaatatttttcacaCTATACTACTTTCAGATAGCATCAAAGCCttggtttgtttctgtttgtttatttattacctATGAACACTTCTGGTTCTATGGACATTTAGAAGAAgaatttagaataaaaatatcTTACCTCATCCAGTTTCTCTGTCTGGCCTTTCAGTCTGTTCATGTTTACAGCCATCTGTCCATTTTCCTCCTCTAGCTGGTGTACTCTGCCAGTgggaaaaataaactaaatacaaGCCATCCATCATACTCTTGCAATAAGCCTCCACTGCTCTATAGCCCTGAGAATCAAAAATTCTAGATGAAGATTTCTGGATGAAATATCAGGGTCCCTTCAACTGTCAGTCTTCTGTCTAACATGCTTATGAAGGacatgctttataaataaagtgcATTACTATAGGAAACAGTGGGACAATGGAGAGTgtaaaacctttaaaataaaaagtattttactgcaagacaacaacaaaaaattattagtagtattattgccgttttcaattttttttcttcttctaaacaTTGAAAATATACCAAGATAAACTAATTTACTTCTAATTCAAATTTGTTttcaaaacacagaatttaatttatttttcttaaccCACAGGcaaagcatttttcttttttttaactttgtgtaGTTCGATTTATGAAAAATTATCTCGTTTAAAAATGTTTggataattttccttttttttttgtgcagttttggTCTTGAGATGAGCCAACCTATTTGTGAGCAGCTCtatctgtgtgtttctgtctttctCCAGTCGGCTGTAGGCCTCTCTGTGTCTCCTGAGCTCCTCTTCCATCATGTCCTCGGCTCTGGTCTCCTGGTCTTTGAGCTGCTCCTCCAACTCGTGAATCCTGTAGAAGCACAGTTCTCATCATTATGAATATTTTGTCAGTCCTGCTGAGGCCCACTTTGACATTTTAGCATTTTGCAAATGCAAAACATTTGTTAGACTATTTTCATGGAAGGTTTCGCTAGTGGAAAGAATCTGCTGTTTAAAGAGACAAGTATGCAAAtacatattcacataaacacagtTCCAACGAAATGAACTTTGTCTGAAGAGTGGGTGGGTGGACTTTGAGTAGCGATTTACCTGTGAACTAACTGTATGTTTTCCTGTTTCAGCTTCGACTTCACATCCCCGTTCATCAGAATCTCATGTTCCAGCTCTGTCACTTTCTTGTCCAAGTAACTCACCTGTAACAAAGTTAGAATATATGCAAATATTACTATCACAACAGCTCTGAATTAGTAGTAGTTTCTGAACCAGTTTACTCTGAATGACTGTCAGCACTGAAACATAACCCTTGATCTGCACATCAGAAAAAAAACCCTTTTGCAACAACAGTgataaataaagacaaataaaataaaaaacagatcgttttttttttccagctataAGCACTTTTGGCCCTGtggaagtttaaataaatataattttcacaCACTAACCTGTGTGTATGCAAACAATGTCAAACAGTGTACatgtattgtttatattatatttatatttattcatttagctgacgcttttatcaaaGTGACAATTGCTATACATGTCAGAGGttgcatgcctctggagcaactaggggttaagtgtcttgctcagggacacattggtgtctcacagtggattcaaacaaCACTACTTCCATTGTATCTTGAATTATGTACTTATGTTGATTgtgtattgtactgtattttgtggtgaaaacacaaatgttatacatttaatgttatatttgttGTGTTAGTTGACTCCTTTTTCATgcaaattgtataatatatatattatatatataaaacaattaaaacacttAAATCTATACATAAAGGCAATGGAGAGGTAGAAAAGTTTCCAAGACAGTTTGATGAAAAATTCTGAAATCTTTTATATTAATTCAAATCAACCCTTGGGACATCAGACAAAATCCAATTTTAATCAGCAGCATCATCTGGACCCATTTGACTCGCTGCATTAAGTAGCTTACATCTACGAATGTGATTTCCTGTGCGCAGGTCAGCATAAGACACTCCAAAGATAGACTGCATTGGTGATGCAGTCTTCTCAGTGCTGTGTTCAGAAAGGAAGTGAGTTTACTGTCAGGGGATTTTACCTTCTCTGTAATGTCTATTTCACAGGAGTCAATGCTGTCACTGAACAAATCCTCTGTGCTGCCGTTACTACTGCTGAGGTTACTGTTGTGGAGCAGCTGCCTGTTTGACCCAAAATACACACATAAACGATAATTTAATCTTAATACTATAATGCATCATAATAACATTACAATTgcattatattttgtttcatcCAACGCAACACCAGTTTGTTTTATGAATCCTTACCATTCAGATCCCATGCTGACAGCTATATTTTTTACGAGTAACATCCTACTTACCTCTCTGCTCAGACCTATGGATGGATTGGACGACACTGCAGCATCAATACTtgcaaactacattacccacgcTGCATCACTGCAGCACACCACTCATCCATTCTATAAATCTATATTCCATGCCTGAGCATCTTTAGGAACACTGCAGTGGTGAGAGAGAGAAGGGAATGACCAGTACAGGCATTGTGAGAGCTGGTGCAGTGTCCGATCCAGTCGACCCACTCGTCTAAAAGACACAAGCGCATGCGCAGGCACACACACTATTCTCTCGTCCCATTTGCATTAGCCTCTGAGAGCCATAATCTTGCGCCTACACAAATACACATTCACATAACTCTTCTGCAGAGTCAGGTCTTGGTTGTCgctttgttttattgctgtgaGTCATTCTCAATAAAGCAATGACTTCACACATGAGAATCCATTATATAAATTACACACATTGGTCTCTCTCTGTGGTTCTGTGTTCTCCCTCTCTCAAACACTCTGGTCAGCTGTGGCAGGAAACTTACTTCTTGTCACTGTGATTTAGAGTGGGAAACTGCTAAAGGGACGAGAAAGACTGCCATTCACCCACACAATTATTGCCACCCAGCATTTACACTCCCACGCAACATTTGATCAGATTCTTGCAATTACACATAAAAGGGAACTGTCTAGAGCAGTGAATCCCAACCAGGGCTATCCATACCCTAGGGGTTTCTTGAAAAGAATTTTAAACAAAGCGTgtaagttttttatttgtatgcgGATGATACTTCCAGCACTGTGTATAGtaagtatatatacatatgacaCGTTCTCTTCTTCACAACAATGCTAAGCTCGTATATCGAAAATCATACAGCAGATACAACTGGTGTAGAAAATTCAGGAAAATAAACACAGATTGCTTGTATCAGCAGGGGGTGCAATCACTTAAGTCAACGCAAATCttcaataataaaacataacaatTTAACATAACCCCAACTATGCCACAAACCATAACATTCTAAGTCTGGAACCTCAATGAAAATCTCAATTTATATCtacaatattaataatgaatcattaattAAGTAGATTTAGACTCATGAGAGTCATATTTATGGTTACATATTTCATTTTTCAACCACAGAAAGGAAATCGCGTTCTCATTATTGCATCTGACAGATTACACACCATATTTAAATGTAAGCAAAGCAAATACTGGTCTAGAGCACATATTTAGCAAATTTCCATTGCTATGTGCTTCTATTTTATTGTAAATCTTCAGTTGAATTATCACTGGAGTATAACCTTTGCCTAAAACCATCTCAATTAGAACAGAGTTGACATTCTTTTCCCAGGCCGTCTTCAAAATGTGTTTAGTATTGCTGGCTTAATATTGATATCACAACttcatataacatttatttaactaCAGGAGGTGCTAAGCAGCATAgactacacaaacaaacacagagcatAATGATATCGAGTCACCTACCTTCCAAATGCAGTGCTGGAGATCTTTCTGTTTGGGCTGGAAAAAAAAGGACAGTGAATTAGAACttagaaaatgtttttctttttcaacaaTTGTTCATTAACacattatatatttactgtatataggaGGGTTGGTTTAAATATATTGTTGAACTTATATTTCACATGTTTTCATAACAACTTCAGAATTTTAGTCAAGAGGTTCAAGTGCTCTGATGTGAAGCAGATCAAAATCACCTAATTATAGACAAGATAAtaattctcataaaaaaaaaacatgagatttGTGTGtctgatgctttaaaaaaaaaaaaaaaaaagtaatgggatACCAAATTGTACCTTTTTCAGTAAAAAGTTCAAAAGCTTCATTCTATTTTTGAACATTTCGTTATTTGCACTTAACCCAGACTcactcaaaaaatatatatttgaatctaGTGTTGGCCCTGACACAAACATCAGTTCACATACCTCCAACCTTAAAGTTCACAAAAGGTCTTTGAATAGAGTTTGTTAAATATCTCAAATATGCAACTGCTACTTGAGTAAAAgttaaagcaaaaaaattaaaattctgttatcgttcaattaccctcatgtcattccaaacctgagttgctttcttatgttgaacacaagaTATTTTTAAGATTGCTGGAAATCaaacttccatagtattttttttcctactagggaagtcaatggcaaccaccaactgaTTGATTACCAgtaatcttcaaaatatcttcttttatgttcaacataagaaagcaactcatacaaggtttggaacgacacaagggtgagtgaatgatgacagaattttcttctttggttgaactatccctttaaggctgtccacttcaaatatttataattttctatGGGAAAACACATACTAAAGTTTCATACACAAAactctctcctgctctctctctctctctctctctctctcacacacacacacagagttattGCCGACATAGCTTTTCTAGCAGTGACAGAATGAGGTGTGAACTAATGCATTTCTTGAAGCAGCCTGCTGACAGGGCATTTAGCTTTCATTCCTCCTCTCTATCCCACAGCCCAacctgtctttttttatttctttcccttCTATATTATGACACGCTCTTCCCCAAAATCCTTCGGTCTATTTCATCCAATTCCTATTTCATTCTCTGTTTTGAGAGGCTAAGATATGAGAATCTAATTACAAGCcctctcaaaagaaaaaaaaaatgttaaagtaaACTCACTGGAAATCTTGGAAATTGTCAACGATGAAGAAGAGACAAGAAAAGTATCCAAAGCCTCAGAAGGGTTTGCCTGATGTTCATGTGTTGTTTCATGTGGATGTGAGTGAGAATGatacaaagacagagagagatggcaaaatacaaaatgtgcagagtcAAATAaatgtgaggatgtgtgtgtagCTCACTTCCCGATGCCTAATAAAGCTCTAATGGGCTCTAATGTGGTGGGCTGAATGATGTATGGAAAAGGAAGTGAGTCATTAACGGTGCAGAGAGACTGCAGCAAGATATCAAAGCTCCTCCACCTCAATTGTGCTCTCATACACTCACATCAACTCCTTGAGGAACACTCTGCCTCTATTACACTGTTGCTTTAATTTTGTCTATTGTAGCCCACAGGAAGACAATGTAGAACTGATCAACACTAATCCCCTAAGCGCCTCTAATGGAGATTCCAAGCCACTTAAAGTTTATTTCCCAGATGTGAGGGACAAGACAAGTCATAATCACTTAACTCTTATTTCAAAGGTTATCTCTAACAAGTCTTCTTGAAGATGAGCTTATACCCAGTTTATGACAAAGCCCTATGGgtgaaaaagtattttataactTTATCTTTCACAACAGATGTGAACTGTAGCATTTGCAGTACCTGTTGGTTTTGAGGTTCTTCAGCCTGTTCTCCAGGTCCTTGAGAAGACTGACCCTCTTACAACACTGAGAGCAAAACCCATCCATCTGGTCACCAGCATGGCGCAGCTTCAGAGGAGTCTGACCAGCACTGGAGGAaacagggagagcgagagagagagacagagacaaggTCAAACACGTTTATGGcacatcaaatgtgcattctgaaatcatacaataaataatataagcAGAATGAAGAACTAAATACTATATAATAGCGAAAACTAAGgaagccaaaaataaaaagtgagaATCTCTAGTAAGCcaagtatgataaaaaaaaaacagaagcgtCATACCAATTCAAACATGCCTCAACAGTTATTTGAGCCAAGTAGATTTTTATATGCAACTTCCAGAAAAATATTTGGATAGAGAAGACTGTGGAATGGTGGTAGTAACACCATCAGTTTGAGCACTTAGAAATTAGGTACAagaatgcaattattattatatatgaccACCATCCTTTAAGGTGGTAGTAGACGGTGTACAAATATAAAGCATTTTGCATAAAACACTATTCTGGgctagaaaaaacaacaacattttcacttcACTGGAATATAATATGATTTGCAATCAGACATGCACATTAGATGACAGAACGTATTATATGAAGAAAATTATGtggtttaatttaatatatactacaaacatcgacctgtttaaaaagaaataatggCTAATCAacatttcttttctgttttttactttcttaaattaaaataaagaagatAGAATGTGGTGGTTTTGGGGGACAGGTAAACAGGTTTAAAACAAGTAAACTTGATGCACaaattgttttttattctgtgcttaaagaaagaaaaagaaaatgaataaaatattttttaagccgCAAATCCAGCCTTTTGGGCAGTAGGGACTAAAAAGAACCGTAACACTGAATCCTGTGTGAGTGAAAAAGTTTCCCACAGTCAAATAGTTCCATCCACTAATACAATCACTAATATAAACATGCTGAAAGAAATCGTGTGTAATGAAGGCAGATATCTGGATTTCTAAACAAATCAtcctttcattttaaattaaagccCTTTGAAAACAGGCTTTGGGGCAGTCAGATGGAAATACAGTACTATTGTggttacaaaaaaatttttttataaaaaaatcttaggaatacacacacacctggaggaaACAGAAGAGCCCAGATCTGAACATCCATTAATGCGGATCTCATCATCTGGACAGGGGCTGCTAGGATTGTAATCTCCATCCTCTCCTTCTCCATAGTCCTCAAACTGCTCCTCATTCAACGAGGCAGATGAACGTGTAGAATGATCAGAAGTCTCAGAGCGATTACACATCTGACCAGACCTCGAGGAACAAGACAGGATATGGAAATTTAAAAAGCTGAgtttttttcacttaatatcaataaaattaattaattaatttgcaaaTCCAAAAATTCAGCCTTATGTACACAAGAAAACAATATAAAAGCACTTACTTTTCTCCTGGGAGGCAAAGCCCAATCCCTTCCTCTTTTTCTCCAGTTCTCCCTCCATCCGATATCTCTGATGACAGAGCGCTGTCTACTGCACTGTCTCTGTCCGACTCTCTCTCCGCCCCTCTGCTTTCCTCACCCTCCTCATCCTCAAGCACTGGACTCTCTGGGCACTCCTGGATGGACATGATAATAACTAGTAGCCCGTGTTGTCCTCACTGCACTGTCAAAAGCAAAAGACATTTTAGAACAGTCACACAACACCCAACCTGTGTTACATAAGAATAGAAACAATTATGAAAATATGAATGCATGGATGTCTGACACAGATGCAATCTCTGGGAGTGCATTCATCTACGATAACCACAGCCATATTTTGGTGCCTCACAAGCACACTGAATATGGATCTCAACAGTTCACTCATTTGATATGTTAGTAATATTAGTGACTGAACACAATTTAGGGTCACAACAAAGAAAATACTAAATCtagtattaaatatgtaaatattctttgtattcatgttggttttATACCATTTATTCCATATAAATGTAACTTAAACTGTATGAGGTATAACCAAGTAAAAATCATTATATtacaaaaagttttaaatttattatttatggttatcacaaattatgtatttacaaACTTATTGACCTTAATACAGTCATGTGGTTAAATCAATTTTATGTTGGCCTTGTTGTTACAATGTTTTGGACCACGTGACTTGgttttgttacatttgtatataaaaaaattaagaaaaataaaagaatatgccatactcacatatatatatatatatatatatatatatatatatatatatatatatatatatatatatatatatatatactttttttttctacaatgtcATTCTTTTAATGAGGATTTTTTATTCATTGTGTTAAAGTTGTATCACCCTGAAACTGAATGAAGAATAAAGAAAATAGAAGAAAGAAACGTAATATGACTTGGCATGAAAAATACAGAAGGAAATTATAAAGGAATCTTTAACATGACAGacctacaacaaaaacaaaagctacaCAGCTACAATGGGGCAGGCACCAATGTTCTTCCTTTGCAGAAGAAGTGACAGAACCGCAAAATTGCAATCTCTAACCAATTTTTTATCAATAACGCACTGCTTCTGTGGTTCACCAAACTGGCTCTACAACTAACAGTCACTTTTGTAAGTTGCGCACACAGCAGGTGGGTGTGCatgtgagagaaagaaaaaaagagctcTTTAGTATTCCGTTGTGCTGAACATGAGGGAGCAGGGATACAAAATGCCAGTGTGTGGTCAGGCTGCTTAAACAGTGAGTGGTCCTACATACACACAACACAAGCAGTGAGcatacgcatacacacacacacacacacacaaagctttttTTCTCCCACCTTCTTtctaacacacaaaaacaaacacactcttCTCAAATTTTGTATCATAGGACAAAATCAAATCCCAGtcagaaaatgtatgtaattatgcGCCCTTGTATTTGTGAATAGATCTCCTCCTCCACAGTATGATCCTTGACTGTCATAACAGCAGGGAATGAGTATGTTACCTACTGTATGTTTGAGCACCTGATTATAAATGCACACAACTCGCTGCAACTTGAAACATGACATTCAAAGCCCTGCAGGAAGCTCTTATATAAATGATGGCATCTTACATTGTAAATGCTAGAAAGTGATCTGTACATGCACACACTGAATGCTTTATTATGCATGTGAGAAACACACAAAAGGCAATAGGATTCAACAGTGCAGTCAGTGCCctgttaaaataatattacataatggTCTCCAAAATAATTgtaacattcaaaaaaaaaaaaaaaagtgtattttcagATGTAATGAACACTTGTCAGTTGCAAGGCAT
This genomic stretch from Carassius gibelio isolate Cgi1373 ecotype wild population from Czech Republic chromosome B6, carGib1.2-hapl.c, whole genome shotgun sequence harbors:
- the LOC127959825 gene encoding rab11 family-interacting protein 4B isoform X1, whose amino-acid sequence is MSIQECPESPVLEDEEGEESRGAERESDRDSAVDSALSSEISDGGRTGEKEEGIGLCLPGEKSGQMCNRSETSDHSTRSSASLNEEQFEDYGEGEDGDYNPSSPCPDDEIRINGCSDLGSSVSSSAGQTPLKLRHAGDQMDGFCSQCCKRVSLLKDLENRLKNLKTNSPNRKISSTAFGRQLLHNSNLSSSNGSTEDLFSDSIDSCEIDITEKVSYLDKKVTELEHEILMNGDVKSKLKQENIQLVHRIHELEEQLKDQETRAEDMMEEELRRHREAYSRLEKDRNTQIELLTNRVHQLEEENGQMAVNMNRLKGQTEKLDEERQRMTDKLEDTSLRLKDEMDLYKKMMDKLQQNRNEFKRERDTMQEVIEDLRRELEHLQIYKLEAERMGSGRRSSISLSEYSTRTRESELEQEVKRLKQRSVSKDMPFDLQQLVSAQARLCPSLMENQKLREQNEDLNGQLLSLSLHEAKNLFATQTKAQSLAMEIDHASRDQLMEALKEQEEINIRLRQYMDKIILSILDHNPSILEIKI
- the LOC127959825 gene encoding rab11 family-interacting protein 4B isoform X2 translates to MSIQECPESPVLEDEEGEESRGAERESDRDSAVDSALSSEISDGGRTGEKEEGIGLCLPGEKSGQMCNRSETSDHSTRSSASLNEEQFEDYGEGEDGDYNPSSPCPDDEIRINGCSDLGSSVSSSAGQTPLKLRHAGDQMDGFCSQCCKRVSLLKDLENRLKNLKTNSPNRKISSTAFGRQLLHNSNLSSSNGSTEDLFSDSIDSCEIDITEKVSYLDKKVTELEHEILMNGDVKSKLKQENIQLVHRIHELEEQLKDQETRAEDMMEEELRRHREAYSRLEKDRNTQIELLTNRVHQLEEENGQMAVNMNRLKGQTEKLDEERQRMTDKLEDTSLRLKDEMDLYKKMMDKLQQNRNEFKRERDTMQEVIEDLRRELEHLQIYKLEAERMGSGRRSSISLSEYSTRTRESELEQEVKRLKQENQKLREQNEDLNGQLLSLSLHEAKNLFATQTKAQSLAMEIDHASRDQLMEALKEQEEINIRLRQYMDKIILSILDHNPSILEIKI